One genomic window of Monodelphis domestica isolate mMonDom1 chromosome 1, mMonDom1.pri, whole genome shotgun sequence includes the following:
- the GREM1 gene encoding gremlin-1: MGRTAYTVGALLLLLGTLLSATEGKKKGSQGAIPPPDKDQYNDSEQTQTPQQPGSRNRGRGQGRGTAMPGEEVLESSQEALHVTERKYLKRDWCKTQPLKQTIHEEGCNSRTIINRFCYGQCNSFYIPRHIRKEEGSFQSCSFCKPKKFTTMMVTLNCPELQPPTKKKRVTRVKQCRCISIDLD; the protein is encoded by the coding sequence ATGGGTCGAACAGCCTACACTGTGGGGGCTTTGCTTCTGCTCTTGGGAACCCTGCTGTCTGCcacagaagggaagaagaaaggatctCAAGGCGCCATTCCACCTCCTGATAAGGaccaatacaatgattcagaGCAGACTCAGACACCCCAACAGCCTGGATCCAGGAACCGGGGGCGGGGACAGGGCCGGGGCACCGCCATGCCAGGGGAGGAGGTCCTGGAGTCCAGCCAGGAGGCCCTGCACGTGACTGAACGCAAATACCTGAAGCGGGACTGGTGTAAGACGCAGCCTCTCAAGCAAACCATCCACGAAGAGGGCTGCAACAGCCGCACCATCATCAACCGCTTTTGCTATGGCCAGTGCAACTCCTTCTACATTCCCAGGCACATCCGCAAGGAGGAAGGCTCCTTTCAGTCATGTTCCTTCTGCAAGCCCAAGAAATTCACCACCATGATGGTTACGCTCAATTGCCCTGAATTGCAACCACCCACTAAGAAGAAAAGGGTCACCCGGGTGAAGCAGTGTCGCTGTATATCTATTGATTTGGATTAG